One Methylomarinovum tepidoasis DNA window includes the following coding sequences:
- a CDS encoding DUF6444 domain-containing protein, producing MEGVDLDLSRPPPLPETVEECRRVIEALWRTLGEFQQLKARVDELEEQLALEADNFSRPLSQDSPKQHAERKGRAQERAPGGALQARMGPASLCHLVQLCFFSQSHCGDRFRPMILSLVETCKRLKIGVYQRLRTICAQGMAKDEATFRLPLPKNRLLAGADSWTVTFE from the coding sequence ATGGAAGGAGTTGACCTAGACCTGAGCCGCCCACCTCCCTTGCCCGAGACGGTGGAAGAATGCCGCCGGGTGATCGAAGCCCTTTGGCGGACGCTGGGAGAATTTCAGCAGCTCAAGGCGCGGGTGGACGAATTGGAGGAACAGCTGGCCTTGGAGGCAGACAATTTCTCCCGGCCCCTCTCGCAAGACAGTCCCAAACAGCACGCCGAGCGTAAGGGCAGGGCGCAAGAAAGGGCCCCAGGCGGGGCGCTCCAGGCACGAATGGGCCCCGCCTCCCTATGTCATCTGGTGCAGCTCTGCTTCTTCAGCCAGTCACATTGCGGCGACCGCTTCCGCCCCATGATCCTGTCGCTGGTCGAAACTTGCAAGCGGCTCAAGATCGGCGTCTATCAGAGGCTGCGGACCATCTGCGCCCAAGGCATGGCTAAAGATGAGGCCACGTTCCGCCTTCCCCTTCCGAAAAATCGGCTGCTGGCGGGGGCAGATTCGTGGACGGTAACCTTTGAATAA
- a CDS encoding ATP synthase subunit C translates to MDSLIVTLGWVGMYAPLALGAIGSMVGCARAGMSACGALLEVEGGYGRYIGVAAMPSSQSIYGIVVTMALRRELTVDNSPGIFGLGLLVGLALMLSAFAQGDACAASINASKNKLEIFGISLAPAALVEGFAVFAFVFALVLSAGIPT, encoded by the coding sequence ATGGATTCATTGATCGTCACCCTCGGCTGGGTCGGCATGTACGCCCCCCTGGCTCTGGGGGCCATCGGCAGCATGGTGGGCTGCGCCCGTGCCGGCATGAGCGCTTGCGGCGCTCTGCTGGAAGTGGAGGGGGGGTACGGCCGTTACATCGGCGTCGCCGCCATGCCCTCGTCCCAGAGCATCTACGGCATCGTCGTCACCATGGCGCTGCGCCGCGAGCTCACGGTGGACAATTCCCCCGGCATCTTCGGCCTCGGCCTGCTGGTGGGGCTGGCGCTGATGTTGAGCGCCTTCGCCCAGGGGGACGCCTGCGCCGCCTCCATCAACGCTTCCAAGAACAAGCTGGAGATTTTCGGCATCTCCCTGGCGCCGGCAGCCCTGGTGGAGGGCTTCGCCGTGTTCGCCTTCGTGTTCGCCCTGGTTCTTTCCGCCGGAATTCCGACATGA
- a CDS encoding V-type ATP synthase subunit A: MPNNPSSGRVARIVGVRESLVLIEVDEDTPIVKNEMGHICVGDERLKAEVLRVRGRIADMQVFEDTRGVRVGDRVELSGEMLSATLGPGLLGQVFDGLLNPLHELAEKYGFFLPRGVTVPALDPDKKWAFTPVVETGRRVSPGGIIGTIPEGPFQHRIMIPFNEPEPVEITWIRGGTFPVDTPIARYRRRGDGKEIELTMTQRWPVRRPIPEPLMRRGFSERLYPERPLTTATRIIDTFFPIAQGGTACIPGPFGAGKTVLQSLIARYSDVDIVIIVACGERAGEVVETITEYPNTKDPRTGATLMDRTIIICNTSSMPVAAREASIYSGLCLGEYFRQMGYRTLMIADSTSRWAQAMREISGRMEEIPGEEGFPAYLDSAIKSVYERAGVIRGAHGEVGSLTMIGTVSPAGGNFEEPVTQATLGTVKTFLGLSADRAYKRFYPAIDPLISWSRYLDQLADWYREHLDPLWVEDVKRLQDLLRQGDDIYQIMQVTGEEGISLEDFVTWQKAVLVDMVYLQQDAFDPVDVYMPRERQLESFRLLKRIVDTQYDFADKETARECFVKLTALYKNWNYSPGESPEYQRYRQEIEDLVSRYALEAKAS; encoded by the coding sequence ATGCCCAATAATCCCTCTTCCGGGCGTGTCGCCCGTATCGTCGGGGTGCGTGAGAGTCTGGTGCTGATCGAGGTGGACGAGGACACTCCGATCGTCAAAAACGAAATGGGCCACATCTGCGTCGGCGACGAACGCCTCAAGGCCGAGGTGCTCAGGGTGCGCGGCCGCATCGCCGACATGCAGGTGTTCGAGGATACCCGTGGGGTGCGTGTCGGCGACCGGGTGGAACTGAGCGGGGAAATGCTGTCGGCGACCCTCGGTCCCGGCCTGCTCGGGCAGGTATTCGACGGCCTGCTCAATCCCCTGCACGAACTGGCCGAAAAATACGGTTTCTTCCTGCCCCGCGGGGTGACCGTGCCAGCTCTCGATCCCGACAAAAAATGGGCCTTCACGCCCGTGGTGGAGACCGGCCGGCGGGTGTCGCCCGGGGGCATCATCGGCACCATTCCCGAAGGCCCGTTCCAGCACCGCATCATGATTCCCTTCAACGAACCGGAACCGGTGGAAATCACCTGGATCCGCGGGGGAACCTTTCCCGTCGATACCCCCATCGCCCGCTATCGCCGTCGCGGCGACGGCAAGGAAATCGAGTTGACGATGACGCAGCGCTGGCCGGTACGCCGTCCCATTCCGGAGCCGCTGATGCGCCGCGGCTTTTCCGAACGCCTCTATCCCGAGCGACCGCTGACCACCGCCACCCGCATCATCGACACGTTCTTCCCCATCGCCCAGGGGGGCACCGCTTGCATCCCCGGTCCCTTCGGCGCCGGCAAGACCGTGCTCCAGAGCCTCATCGCCCGCTATTCCGACGTGGACATCGTCATCATCGTCGCCTGTGGCGAGCGTGCCGGCGAGGTGGTGGAGACCATCACCGAGTATCCCAACACCAAGGACCCGCGTACCGGCGCCACCCTGATGGACCGCACCATCATCATCTGCAACACTTCGTCGATGCCGGTGGCGGCCCGCGAGGCTTCCATCTATAGCGGACTGTGTCTGGGGGAATACTTCCGCCAGATGGGCTACCGCACCTTGATGATCGCCGATTCCACCTCCCGCTGGGCCCAGGCGATGCGCGAGATCTCCGGGCGCATGGAGGAGATTCCCGGCGAGGAGGGCTTCCCCGCCTACCTGGACTCGGCGATCAAAAGCGTCTACGAACGCGCCGGCGTGATCCGCGGCGCCCACGGCGAGGTCGGTTCCCTCACCATGATCGGCACCGTGTCGCCGGCGGGGGGTAATTTCGAGGAGCCGGTGACCCAGGCCACCCTGGGGACGGTGAAAACCTTCCTGGGATTGTCCGCCGACCGCGCCTACAAGCGTTTCTATCCCGCCATCGATCCGCTGATTTCCTGGTCGCGCTATCTGGATCAACTCGCCGACTGGTACCGCGAGCATCTGGACCCGCTGTGGGTGGAGGACGTCAAACGCCTTCAGGACCTGCTCCGGCAGGGGGACGACATCTATCAGATCATGCAGGTCACCGGCGAAGAGGGCATTTCGCTCGAGGACTTCGTCACCTGGCAGAAAGCGGTGCTGGTGGATATGGTCTATTTGCAGCAGGATGCCTTCGATCCGGTCGATGTCTACATGCCCCGGGAGCGCCAGCTGGAAAGCTTCCGTCTCCTCAAGCGCATCGTCGACACCCAATACGACTTCGCCGACAAGGAAACGGCGCGGGAATGCTTCGTCAAGCTCACCGCCCTGTACAAGAACTGGAACTACAGCCCGGGCGAAAGCCCGGAATATCAGCGCTACCGCCAGGAGATCGAAGATCTGGTCTCCCGCTACGCCCTGGAGGCGAAGGCATCATGA
- a CDS encoding polyphosphate kinase 2 family protein, whose amino-acid sequence MIRKKLLRLFLAEPGEKIRLKDYPTGWDQIEGLEPLGKEVVRERAAEVLERNRRELAEMQGRLYADNRYSLLIIFQAMDAAGKDGTIKHVMSGVNPQGCQVFSFKHPSAEELDHTFLWRYMKCLPERGRIGIFNRSHYEDVLVVKVHPELLEAQRLPVAKFGKRFWEARYEDINAFERHLARNGTVILKFFLHLSKEEQKKRFLERLTRPEKHWKFSASDLAERRHWDDYMKAYERAIRATSTAWAPWYIVPADHKWATRAIVADIIVSSLKRLDLRYPEPDPEQLAALEAARRELENES is encoded by the coding sequence ATGATCCGCAAAAAACTCCTGCGGCTGTTCCTGGCCGAACCGGGCGAAAAAATTCGCCTCAAGGACTATCCCACCGGATGGGACCAGATCGAGGGACTCGAACCGTTGGGCAAGGAGGTGGTCAGGGAACGCGCTGCGGAGGTGCTGGAGCGGAACCGCCGGGAGCTGGCGGAAATGCAGGGGCGATTGTACGCCGACAACCGTTATTCCCTCCTGATCATCTTCCAGGCCATGGACGCCGCCGGCAAGGACGGCACCATCAAGCACGTGATGTCCGGGGTCAATCCTCAGGGCTGCCAGGTATTCAGTTTCAAACATCCTTCCGCCGAGGAACTGGATCACACCTTCCTGTGGCGCTACATGAAGTGTCTGCCGGAGCGCGGGCGTATCGGCATCTTCAACCGCTCCCACTACGAAGACGTGCTGGTAGTCAAGGTCCACCCGGAACTGCTGGAGGCGCAGCGCCTGCCGGTCGCCAAATTCGGCAAACGTTTCTGGGAAGCCCGCTACGAAGACATCAACGCCTTCGAGCGTCATTTGGCCCGCAACGGCACCGTGATTTTGAAATTTTTCCTCCACCTGTCCAAGGAAGAGCAAAAAAAACGCTTCCTCGAACGCCTCACCCGCCCGGAGAAACACTGGAAATTCTCCGCCTCCGACCTGGCGGAACGACGTCACTGGGACGATTACATGAAGGCCTACGAGCGGGCCATCCGCGCCACCAGCACCGCCTGGGCGCCCTGGTACATCGTTCCCGCCGACCACAAATGGGCCACCCGCGCCATCGTCGCCGACATCATCGTCTCGAGCCTGAAGCGTCTCGACCTCCGTTATCCCGAACCTGACCCCGAGCAGCTGGCGGCCCTGGAAGCGGCGCGCCGGGAACTGGAAAACGAATCCTGA
- a CDS encoding V-type ATP synthase subunit B, with protein MTEALRTLLRSTRVVEIVGDIIRVKAQGVAFGEMAVVENVDGEKSLARVVDLEGDLVSLQVYAGGKGLSTDASVSFLGHPPDVVYSEHILGRIFRGSGEPIDKGPDLSMEPRIPLEGPTVNPVMRVLPTRMIETQVPMIDLFNCLVESQKIPIFSVAGEPYNELLARIGFQADADVVVFGGMGLVFDDFHFFRTAFENHGIFHRTVMFVNQASDPLVERLTIPDMALAVAEKMAVEENKRVLVLLTDMTAYADAMKELGIAQERIPAIRGYMGDLYTQLARRYEKACDFKGAGSVTILSVTTMPGGDVTHPVPDNTGYITEGQFYLHDQVIDPFGSLSRLKQHVIGKATREDHGQIMNTMIRLYAGAVEAEKKQSMAFELSSFDEKLLKFGTLFRKRFMDIRVSLPLIEALDLCWQTLAECFEPDELVMKRDLIDKYYPRTEENA; from the coding sequence ATGACCGAAGCCCTCCGCACGCTGCTGCGCAGCACCCGGGTCGTCGAGATCGTCGGCGACATCATCCGTGTCAAGGCCCAAGGGGTCGCCTTCGGTGAGATGGCGGTGGTGGAGAACGTCGATGGCGAAAAATCCCTGGCCCGGGTGGTGGACCTGGAAGGCGATCTGGTCAGCTTGCAGGTCTACGCCGGTGGCAAGGGATTGTCTACCGACGCCAGCGTCAGTTTCCTCGGTCACCCGCCGGACGTGGTCTATTCCGAGCACATCCTCGGCCGCATCTTCCGCGGCTCCGGCGAACCGATCGACAAAGGGCCCGACCTCTCCATGGAGCCGCGCATCCCCCTGGAGGGGCCGACGGTCAACCCGGTCATGCGGGTGCTCCCCACCAGGATGATCGAAACCCAGGTGCCGATGATCGACCTGTTCAACTGCCTGGTGGAGAGCCAGAAAATCCCCATCTTCTCGGTCGCCGGCGAGCCCTACAACGAGCTGCTGGCCCGGATCGGTTTCCAGGCCGATGCCGACGTGGTGGTGTTCGGCGGTATGGGGCTGGTGTTCGACGACTTCCATTTCTTCCGCACCGCCTTCGAGAATCACGGGATCTTCCACCGCACGGTGATGTTCGTCAACCAGGCTTCCGATCCGTTGGTGGAACGGCTGACGATCCCTGACATGGCGTTGGCGGTGGCGGAAAAAATGGCGGTGGAGGAGAACAAGCGGGTGCTGGTGCTGCTCACCGACATGACCGCTTACGCCGATGCCATGAAGGAGTTGGGTATCGCCCAGGAACGCATTCCGGCGATCCGTGGCTACATGGGCGACCTCTACACCCAACTGGCGCGCCGCTACGAAAAGGCCTGCGACTTCAAAGGCGCCGGCTCGGTCACCATCCTCTCGGTCACCACCATGCCCGGTGGCGACGTCACCCATCCGGTGCCCGACAATACCGGCTACATCACCGAAGGTCAGTTCTACCTTCACGATCAGGTCATCGACCCTTTCGGTTCCCTGTCGCGCCTCAAGCAGCACGTGATCGGCAAGGCCACCCGCGAGGACCACGGCCAGATCATGAACACCATGATCCGCCTCTACGCCGGTGCGGTGGAGGCGGAGAAGAAACAGTCGATGGCCTTCGAGCTGTCGTCCTTCGACGAGAAACTGCTCAAGTTCGGCACACTGTTCCGTAAACGGTTCATGGATATCCGCGTTTCCCTGCCTCTGATCGAAGCCCTCGATCTATGTTGGCAGACCCTGGCGGAATGCTTCGAACCCGACGAGCTGGTGATGAAACGCGATCTGATCGACAAATATTACCCCCGCACCGAGGAAAACGCCTGA
- a CDS encoding V-type ATP synthase subunit D, with protein sequence MAELKLSKQALTQQQEQLKLYHRLLPSLDLKRRQLSIEVKKAEAEHAAIHQELEALQRHIGEELPMLAHPDFKLQALVTLAGFEVGEQNIVGVRLPVLERLECRVADYSRLATPPWVDVLVERLKQAVELQLKLDIAARRLDILRRQVRKVTQRVNLFEKILIPTAKENIKRIRLYLDEADRSAVIISKLAKRKQLARRETL encoded by the coding sequence ATGGCCGAGCTCAAGCTCAGCAAACAGGCCCTGACCCAGCAGCAGGAACAGCTCAAGCTCTACCATCGCCTGCTCCCTTCCCTCGACCTCAAACGCCGTCAGCTCAGCATCGAGGTGAAAAAGGCCGAAGCCGAGCACGCCGCCATCCATCAGGAGCTGGAGGCTTTGCAACGCCACATCGGCGAGGAGCTGCCCATGCTGGCCCATCCCGACTTCAAGTTGCAGGCGCTGGTCACCCTGGCGGGCTTCGAGGTGGGGGAGCAGAACATCGTCGGGGTCCGCCTGCCGGTGCTCGAGCGCCTTGAATGCCGGGTGGCCGACTATTCGCGCCTGGCCACCCCACCGTGGGTGGACGTGCTGGTGGAACGCCTGAAGCAGGCGGTGGAACTGCAGCTGAAGCTCGACATCGCCGCCCGCCGCCTCGACATCCTGCGCCGGCAGGTGCGCAAGGTGACCCAGCGGGTCAACCTGTTCGAAAAGATCCTGATCCCCACCGCCAAGGAGAACATCAAGCGCATCCGTCTCTATCTCGACGAAGCCGACCGTTCGGCGGTCATCATCTCCAAACTCGCCAAACGCAAGCAACTGGCCAGGAGGGAAACCTTGTGA
- a CDS encoding DUF2764 family protein: MATAYHTVLGSLPHLPHFQRAERLPLTRLRLEQRVGMLPEAQARQIWQAEALVSLRQAVARHASGGDWLRRWRRTLPAITEPRLREYVEYRRDQQLILAALRLRHQGLGPETEAEIWSISPRGRKIQDHWHDGDFRLAALYPWLVEARSLLERQDARELERLLMDACWQKLNRIGDSQPLGFGKVVAFVFQWDIVNAWLAHDPVQASERFKQLMGEIQHAQ, encoded by the coding sequence ATGGCGACGGCGTACCACACCGTTCTTGGCAGTCTCCCCCATCTGCCCCATTTCCAGCGGGCCGAACGCCTGCCTCTTACCCGCTTGCGGCTGGAACAGCGTGTCGGCATGTTGCCGGAGGCGCAGGCCCGCCAGATCTGGCAGGCGGAAGCCCTGGTCAGTCTGCGCCAGGCCGTCGCCCGCCACGCCTCCGGCGGCGACTGGCTGCGGCGCTGGCGTCGGACCCTGCCGGCCATCACCGAGCCCCGGCTGCGGGAGTACGTCGAATACCGCCGCGATCAACAATTGATTCTCGCCGCCCTGCGGCTGCGTCACCAGGGCTTGGGCCCGGAAACCGAGGCGGAAATATGGTCCATCAGCCCCCGGGGGCGCAAAATCCAGGACCACTGGCACGACGGCGATTTCCGCCTGGCCGCCCTGTATCCGTGGCTGGTGGAGGCCCGCAGCCTGCTGGAACGACAGGACGCCCGGGAACTGGAGCGTCTGCTCATGGATGCCTGCTGGCAGAAACTGAACCGCATCGGTGACTCTCAGCCGCTGGGATTCGGCAAAGTGGTCGCCTTCGTTTTTCAATGGGACATCGTCAACGCCTGGCTGGCGCATGATCCCGTCCAGGCCAGCGAGCGTTTCAAGCAATTGATGGGAGAGATCCAACATGCCCAATAA
- a CDS encoding IS481 family transposase has product MVIRLHKKARTTPEIRREIQNSKLPATVLARKYEVHRHTIRKWRQRDSVEDASHRPHRIHATLTPQQEAIVVCLRETLLLPLDDLLAVVHRFIYPEMSRSALDRLLRRHGLSNLKELIAAKEGENAPSKGKKKGFKDYEPGFVHIDIKYLPKMPDESRGRYLFVAIDRATRWVYLEIHPTKEARVAAAFLERLIAKAPFTITKVLTDNGKEFTDRFCATGEREPTGRHLFDQVCQRHGIEHRLIPPKHPQTNGMVERFNGRIAEILKTTRFQSSQDLDRALMQYASVYNHQIPQKALGHISPVQALKDWQKKRPELFKKRVYNLTGLDI; this is encoded by the coding sequence ATGGTCATCCGTCTCCACAAGAAAGCCCGCACCACGCCCGAGATCCGCCGGGAGATCCAGAACTCCAAGCTGCCGGCCACGGTTCTGGCCAGGAAATACGAGGTTCATCGTCATACCATCCGCAAGTGGCGCCAGCGCGATTCGGTCGAGGACGCCTCGCACCGGCCCCATCGCATCCATGCCACCCTGACCCCGCAGCAGGAAGCGATCGTCGTCTGTCTGCGCGAAACCCTGCTGTTGCCCCTGGATGACCTGCTGGCGGTCGTTCATCGCTTCATCTATCCCGAGATGTCCCGCTCGGCCCTGGACCGGCTGCTGCGTCGCCATGGCCTCTCCAATCTCAAAGAACTGATCGCTGCCAAGGAAGGAGAGAACGCCCCCTCCAAGGGCAAAAAGAAGGGTTTCAAGGACTACGAGCCCGGGTTTGTCCACATCGACATCAAGTACCTGCCCAAGATGCCCGACGAGAGCCGGGGTCGTTATCTTTTCGTCGCCATCGACCGGGCCACCCGCTGGGTCTACCTGGAAATCCATCCCACCAAGGAAGCCAGGGTCGCCGCCGCCTTCCTCGAGCGCCTGATCGCCAAGGCCCCCTTCACAATCACCAAGGTCCTGACCGACAACGGCAAGGAGTTCACCGACCGCTTCTGCGCCACCGGGGAGCGCGAACCGACCGGCCGACACCTTTTCGACCAGGTCTGCCAACGCCATGGCATCGAGCACCGCCTCATCCCGCCCAAACACCCCCAGACCAACGGCATGGTAGAACGCTTCAACGGTCGGATCGCCGAAATCCTCAAAACCACTCGCTTCCAAAGCAGCCAGGATCTGGATCGGGCCCTGATGCAGTATGCCAGCGTCTACAACCATCAGATCCCCCAGAAGGCCCTGGGACACATCTCACCAGTACAGGCCCTCAAAGACTGGCAGAAGAAGCGGCCGGAGCTCTTCAAAAAACGTGTATATAATCTCACGGGGCTTGACATCTAA
- a CDS encoding V-type ATP synthase subunit I, with translation MSIVALNKVTLLGLSDDKMPLLTDLQAMGCVEIIPLRPGEENGETGHPAPHMAEALQFLRDCPNRRRQVREAADFDPEEVVRRVLEVRRRLHDLETERDDLIKRLQLWEPWGDFEFAPLEEMDGWRLWFYVVPHADLPRIQALPYPQEVVRRDQRFSYVVLIAREAPQMPVPRVRLGNRSRRQLLSRLDEVELAIEDTQAERAWLTRWYELLRRSVARLQDRAALETASARLLENRPVVALQGWMPAERSPDLRSYARKRRLALGLEEPAPDDAPPTLLRNPPWLRVGEDLVNFYMTPGYRTWDPSAVVFFSFAVFFAMILADAGYAALLGLGLWLWWKRLGSSATGRRYRPLGLTIVIFSLAYGVLVGSYFGLSPPPASLPARLHLLDMSDTGLMMAISILIGCLHIVFASTMDALRHPRLVDGLASVGWALVVSGGLVLVLGRGFGLPLPPPLAGVLAAAGLVLVMLYSAPHDPFPGRLLSGLKGLTAVTAAFGDVLSYLRLFALGLASGSLAAQFNQMAHGLIESMPGTGLVIALLVVLLGHGVNLALGLASGLIHGLRLNVIEFFKWGLKEEGRLFQPLKRTET, from the coding sequence GTGAGCATCGTCGCCCTCAACAAAGTGACGCTTCTGGGGTTGAGCGACGACAAAATGCCCCTGCTCACCGATCTCCAGGCCATGGGCTGTGTCGAAATCATCCCCCTGCGCCCCGGCGAAGAGAACGGCGAAACCGGCCATCCCGCCCCCCACATGGCCGAAGCGCTACAGTTTCTGCGCGACTGTCCCAACCGCCGCCGCCAGGTGCGCGAGGCCGCCGACTTCGACCCCGAGGAGGTGGTGCGGCGGGTGCTGGAAGTGCGCCGGCGCCTTCACGACCTGGAAACCGAACGCGATGACCTCATCAAACGTCTGCAACTATGGGAGCCCTGGGGTGACTTCGAGTTCGCCCCGCTGGAGGAGATGGACGGCTGGCGTCTGTGGTTCTATGTGGTACCCCATGCCGACCTGCCCAGGATCCAGGCGCTGCCGTACCCTCAGGAAGTGGTGCGCCGCGATCAGCGTTTCAGTTACGTAGTGCTGATCGCCAGGGAGGCGCCGCAAATGCCGGTTCCCCGGGTGCGTCTGGGGAACCGCTCCCGCCGCCAGCTGCTCTCCCGTCTCGACGAAGTGGAGCTGGCCATCGAGGATACCCAGGCGGAGCGCGCCTGGCTGACCCGGTGGTACGAGTTGTTGCGTCGCAGCGTCGCCCGTCTGCAGGACCGGGCCGCCCTGGAGACTGCCAGTGCCCGCCTGCTGGAAAACCGCCCGGTCGTCGCCTTGCAGGGCTGGATGCCTGCGGAACGCTCGCCGGACCTGCGCAGCTACGCCCGTAAGCGCCGCCTCGCCCTGGGGCTGGAAGAACCGGCACCGGACGACGCTCCCCCGACCTTGCTGCGCAATCCCCCTTGGCTGCGGGTGGGTGAGGATCTGGTCAACTTCTACATGACCCCCGGTTACCGTACCTGGGATCCTTCGGCCGTGGTGTTTTTTTCCTTCGCGGTCTTTTTCGCCATGATCCTGGCCGATGCCGGCTATGCCGCCCTGCTGGGGCTGGGACTGTGGCTCTGGTGGAAACGTCTGGGCTCCAGCGCCACGGGCCGCCGATACCGCCCGTTGGGCCTGACCATCGTGATTTTCTCCCTGGCCTATGGGGTGTTGGTGGGCAGCTACTTCGGCCTGTCGCCGCCGCCCGCTTCCCTGCCCGCCAGGCTCCATCTGCTGGACATGAGCGATACCGGCCTGATGATGGCGATCTCGATACTCATCGGCTGCCTGCACATCGTCTTCGCCAGCACCATGGACGCCCTGCGCCATCCCCGGCTGGTGGACGGTCTGGCGTCGGTGGGTTGGGCGCTGGTGGTGAGCGGCGGTCTGGTGCTGGTGTTGGGACGGGGGTTCGGCCTGCCGCTGCCGCCGCCGCTGGCCGGGGTGCTGGCCGCCGCCGGTCTGGTATTGGTGATGCTCTACTCGGCGCCCCACGATCCCTTTCCTGGTCGCCTGCTGTCAGGCTTGAAGGGGCTGACCGCCGTCACCGCCGCCTTCGGCGACGTCCTGAGTTACCTGCGCCTGTTCGCTTTGGGGTTGGCGAGCGGCTCCCTGGCGGCTCAGTTCAACCAGATGGCGCATGGCTTGATCGAGTCCATGCCCGGTACCGGCCTGGTGATCGCGCTGCTGGTGGTGTTGCTGGGGCACGGGGTGAATTTGGCTCTGGGGCTGGCGAGCGGCTTGATTCACGGGTTGCGCCTCAACGTCATCGAATTCTTCAAATGGGGCTTGAAGGAGGAAGGCCGTCTGTTCCAGCCCCTGAAACGAACCGAAACCTAA
- the dhaK gene encoding dihydroxyacetone kinase subunit DhaK: MKKFINHVDTLLDESLRGFAKAHADLVEVSFNPRFVRRRAVTPGKVALISGGGAGHEPLHTGFVGKGMLDAACPGQIFTSPTPDQMLAAAGAVAGDQGVLFIVKNYAGDVMNFEMAAEMLDCPTRTVLVQDDIALPKEHDIGRRGVAGTTIVEKIVGAAAEEGRSLDDLKALGDRVAENTASIGVALSGCHVPALGGPTFELPPDKIEFGVGIHGEHGREITEFASATEIVKRMAEAIDEELQPKRGDRVLLHVNGLGATTLMELYLVYEVAHEFWCQEGVEITRSLVGNYTTALDMAGCSITLTRLDDEMIRLWDAPVHTAALRWGC, translated from the coding sequence ATGAAAAAATTCATCAACCACGTCGATACCCTGCTCGACGAGAGCTTGCGGGGCTTCGCCAAGGCCCATGCCGATCTGGTGGAAGTCAGCTTCAATCCGCGTTTCGTGCGCCGCAGGGCGGTGACGCCGGGCAAGGTGGCGCTGATCTCCGGAGGTGGCGCCGGCCACGAACCGCTCCACACCGGCTTCGTCGGCAAGGGGATGCTCGATGCCGCCTGTCCAGGGCAGATCTTCACCTCGCCCACCCCGGACCAGATGCTCGCCGCCGCCGGGGCGGTCGCCGGTGACCAGGGGGTGCTGTTCATCGTCAAGAACTATGCCGGCGACGTGATGAACTTCGAGATGGCGGCGGAAATGCTCGACTGTCCCACCCGCACGGTGCTGGTGCAGGACGACATCGCTCTACCCAAGGAACACGACATCGGCCGCCGCGGCGTGGCCGGCACCACCATTGTCGAGAAGATCGTCGGCGCCGCCGCCGAGGAAGGCCGCTCCCTCGACGATCTCAAGGCCCTGGGCGACCGGGTGGCGGAAAACACCGCCAGCATCGGTGTGGCCCTAAGCGGCTGTCACGTACCGGCCCTGGGCGGCCCCACCTTCGAGCTGCCGCCGGACAAAATCGAATTCGGCGTCGGCATCCACGGCGAGCATGGCCGCGAGATTACCGAATTCGCCAGCGCCACCGAGATCGTCAAGCGCATGGCGGAGGCCATCGACGAGGAACTGCAGCCGAAGCGGGGCGACAGGGTCCTGCTCCACGTCAATGGTCTCGGCGCCACCACCCTGATGGAGCTGTACCTGGTCTATGAAGTGGCCCACGAGTTCTGGTGCCAGGAAGGCGTGGAAATCACCCGCTCCCTGGTAGGCAACTATACCACCGCCCTGGACATGGCCGGTTGTTCCATCACCCTCACCCGCCTTGACGACGAGATGATCCGCCTGTGGGATGCGCCGGTGCACACCGCAGCGCTGCGCTGGGGGTGCTGA